Proteins encoded together in one Hevea brasiliensis isolate MT/VB/25A 57/8 chromosome 16, ASM3005281v1, whole genome shotgun sequence window:
- the LOC110648957 gene encoding FCS-Like Zinc finger 6 — protein sequence MLLGKRPRGPMKRTTSMSEITFDLDCESTPPSSDPHIAHKQMAGFGGQLDQRFLAANVSPGTHRRVSADFLGTAHFLRSCSLCKRRLVPGRDIYMYRGDSAFCSLECRQQQMNQDERKEKCSLASKKEVATSNTASEVSTKGETVAAL from the exons ATGTTGTTGGGGAAGAGACCGAGGGGTCCAATGAAGAGAACAACAAGCATGTCAGAGATCACCTTTGATCTAGACTGTGAATCAACTCCACCGTCGTCTGATCCTCACATCGCCCATAAACAGATGGCGGGATTTGGTGGCCAGCTAGATCAGCGGTTCTTGGCCGCCAACGTTTCACCAGGAACCCATAGAAGGGTTTCCGCTGATTTCTTGGGGACTGCTCACTTCTTGAGGTCTTGCTCCCTCTGCAAGCGCCGATTGGTCCCTGGCCGTGACATCTACATGTATAG AGGGGATAGTGCTTTCTGCAGTCTAGAGTGCAGGCAACAGCAAATGAACCAAGACGAGAGGAAAGAGAAGTGCTCATTAGCATCTAAGAAAGAAGTTGCAACCTCCAACACCGCATCAGAAGTCTCCACCAAAGGCGAGACTGTTGCTGCTTTGTAG